One part of the Phycisphaeraceae bacterium genome encodes these proteins:
- a CDS encoding two pore domain potassium channel family protein: MTNRRVLRAWFFPVALLGIVALHPLLVTDVQKVILGVYLVAVLVGSLLMLPHSRHSRNIAFLLGGAALLCLGIAGVVGTQPARVLAIAGLTALQMYVVWHTYARVVIRSHRVNAEVFYAAIAVYVMLALLWAGLFELTESLIPNSFAYQTATKDIDEAMLYFSCMTLTTVGYGDITPVSTTAQTLASLEAITGVLYMGVTIAKIASLYNAEAEYD; this comes from the coding sequence ATGACGAATCGAAGAGTGCTTCGAGCGTGGTTCTTCCCGGTCGCCCTGCTGGGCATCGTCGCGCTGCACCCGCTGCTTGTCACCGATGTTCAGAAGGTGATACTCGGCGTGTACCTTGTCGCGGTGCTCGTGGGCAGCCTGCTGATGCTCCCTCACTCGCGCCACTCGAGGAACATCGCGTTTCTCCTCGGCGGCGCGGCCCTGCTGTGCCTGGGGATCGCCGGGGTTGTCGGGACTCAGCCCGCTCGGGTGCTCGCGATCGCCGGGCTGACCGCCCTCCAGATGTATGTCGTGTGGCACACTTACGCCCGGGTGGTTATACGGTCGCACCGGGTCAACGCCGAGGTGTTCTACGCGGCAATCGCGGTGTACGTCATGCTGGCCCTGCTCTGGGCCGGGCTCTTCGAGTTGACGGAGAGCCTGATCCCCAACTCGTTCGCGTACCAGACGGCGACCAAGGACATCGACGAGGCCATGCTCTACTTCAGTTGCATGACGCTCACCACCGTCGGCTACGGGGACATCACGCCTGTCAGCACCACCGCGCAGACTCTGGCTTCGCTCGAGGCGATCACCGGGGTACTGTACATGGGCGTCACGATCGCCAAGATTGCGTCACTGTACAACGCCGAGGCGGAGTATGACTGA
- a CDS encoding tyrosine-type recombinase/integrase, whose amino-acid sequence MVVEDLEGRVIDLHALRTTLGTQLARAGVTPQVAQRIMRHGDDRTTLKHYTVLGLTDTAAAMDRLPAIAPERQSEAATGTTDAAPIDPQLFCQQLERGTGRNRAASRGEATFGRDRSESRKTPQSPGFLHDSAIRSTKRATGLEPATFSLEG is encoded by the coding sequence ATCGTGGTGGAGGATCTCGAAGGGCGGGTGATCGACCTGCACGCCCTGAGGACGACGCTGGGGACCCAACTGGCGCGAGCCGGCGTGACGCCCCAGGTGGCGCAGCGCATCATGCGGCACGGAGACGACCGAACCACCCTGAAGCATTACACCGTGTTGGGACTGACGGACACGGCGGCCGCGATGGACCGCCTCCCCGCCATCGCCCCCGAACGGCAATCCGAGGCGGCGACGGGGACCACGGACGCGGCCCCGATCGACCCCCAGCTATTCTGCCAGCAGTTGGAGCGCGGAACGGGGCGGAATCGCGCGGCATCGCGCGGCGAAGCGACGTTCGGACGTGACCGGTCGGAAAGCCGAAAGACCCCGCAATCGCCGGGGTTTTTGCACGATTCCGCTATACGTTCTACAAAGCGGGCGACCGGACTCGAACCGGCAACATTCAGCTTGGAAGGCTGA
- a CDS encoding EAL domain-containing protein: MIPSRRRNALPFVVLALLAGLGPMVVVLWLSYSRALERSRESLQTVVDSAFHRAERILQTAEVLLTRLATQTQGKMTAETQGLLRQAVYNQPFFREAGLIDEDSMLVCTSLGPVEPPVRVDSASKSDPDRRAMQVVGVLKTEVMKERSIIVSLPTIGKGEVNLLIDPAVLIDPFVDTDLGPNGSVVFTSGGGQVLAANTTMAGDEAEDPARSRDVRVERRSDRFHLTVTGRISRPWALRYWLGDLALPVSVGLLCSAAMVTAVFRLSRRKQTMDAELRIALANDEFEVHYQPTVETTTGRCVGAEALIRWHHPEQGYIRPDIFIAVAEESGLIEPMTEALMRKVVIDIGVLLVAKPDMHVGINLAPDQFTTTRILEAVKEIFRPDGVPPSRVIFEATERSMIEDEAGLPHQVMDGLRALGGALALDDFGTGYSSLAYLHKFRFDYLKIDASFVKRIGTGSVNAGVIDSIIELGHRLEVKLIAEGVETEAQRAYLAERGVHYCQGWLFAKALTPREFHRFVEARAGIEPAKAAATEARSA, from the coding sequence GTGATCCCGAGCCGCCGCCGGAACGCCCTGCCGTTCGTCGTGCTGGCCCTGCTCGCCGGGCTGGGCCCGATGGTGGTGGTGCTGTGGCTGTCGTACTCGAGGGCGCTGGAGCGATCGAGGGAATCGCTGCAGACCGTCGTCGATTCGGCCTTCCACAGGGCCGAGCGGATCCTGCAGACCGCGGAGGTGCTCCTGACCCGTCTGGCGACGCAGACCCAGGGGAAGATGACGGCGGAGACGCAAGGCCTGCTCCGGCAGGCGGTGTACAACCAGCCGTTTTTTCGCGAGGCGGGCCTGATCGATGAGGATTCGATGCTCGTCTGCACGAGCCTCGGGCCGGTGGAGCCCCCGGTGAGGGTCGACTCGGCTTCAAAGTCCGACCCCGATCGGCGGGCGATGCAGGTGGTCGGGGTGCTCAAGACCGAGGTGATGAAGGAGCGTTCGATCATCGTGTCGCTACCGACGATCGGCAAGGGAGAAGTCAACCTGCTGATCGACCCCGCGGTGCTGATCGACCCGTTCGTGGACACCGATCTCGGGCCCAATGGATCGGTGGTGTTCACAAGCGGCGGCGGGCAGGTGCTCGCGGCGAACACCACGATGGCCGGCGATGAAGCCGAGGACCCCGCCCGGTCGCGCGATGTGCGCGTCGAGCGGCGGTCGGACCGGTTCCACCTGACCGTGACCGGGCGGATCTCGCGGCCGTGGGCCCTGCGGTACTGGCTCGGCGACCTGGCGCTCCCGGTCAGCGTCGGCCTGCTCTGCTCGGCGGCGATGGTGACGGCGGTGTTCCGGCTGTCGCGGCGGAAGCAGACCATGGACGCCGAGCTGCGGATCGCCCTGGCGAATGATGAGTTCGAGGTTCACTACCAGCCGACGGTCGAGACGACCACCGGGCGCTGCGTGGGGGCCGAAGCACTGATCCGCTGGCACCATCCCGAGCAGGGGTACATCCGGCCGGACATCTTCATCGCTGTCGCCGAGGAATCAGGCCTGATCGAACCGATGACCGAGGCCCTGATGCGCAAGGTGGTGATCGACATCGGCGTGCTGCTGGTGGCCAAGCCGGACATGCACGTCGGGATCAACCTCGCCCCGGACCAGTTCACCACCACGCGGATCCTGGAAGCCGTGAAGGAGATCTTCCGGCCCGACGGCGTCCCGCCCTCGCGCGTGATCTTCGAGGCCACCGAACGCAGCATGATCGAGGACGAGGCGGGGCTGCCGCACCAGGTGATGGACGGGCTCCGGGCCCTCGGTGGCGCACTGGCATTGGACGACTTTGGAACGGGGTACTCGAGCCTGGCGTACCTGCACAAGTTCCGCTTCGACTACCTGAAGATCGACGCCTCGTTCGTCAAGCGCATCGGAACGGGAAGCGTCAACGCCGGCGTGATCGATTCCATTATCGAGCTCGGGCACCGCCTGGAGGTCAAACTGATCGCCGAGGGGGTCGAAACCGAAGCCCAGCGTGCCTACCTCGCCGAGCGCGGCGTGCACTACTGCCAGGGCTGGCTGTTCGCCAAGGCGCTCACGCCGCGAGAGTTCCACCGGTTTGTGGAGGCTCGCGCCGGGATCGAGCCGGCGAAGGCAGCCGCGACCGAAGCGAGGAGCGCATGA